In one Silene latifolia isolate original U9 population chromosome 10, ASM4854445v1, whole genome shotgun sequence genomic region, the following are encoded:
- the LOC141607711 gene encoding uncharacterized protein LOC141607711 has product MLLCTISDFPAYGNLCGHTVHGKKACPLCGEDVDSCYLTFSRKQAYLGYRSFLDEDHSYRRLQKVFNGKVEHRPLPKILTGHEVYEKVKSIQIIYGKKSSKLASRGYKKMSPLFVQLPYWRDLSIRHCLDVMHIEKNVCDNIINTLLNVPNKSKDNKAARKDMMEMKIRPELAPQEKLTRAYLPPAAHTLSKKEKMEFCQCLHGVKVPEGYSSNISNLVSMQDLKLTGLKSHDSHALMQQLLPVAIRSILPKKVRFAISRFCFFFNAICNKLIAPTELDSLQKLIVSTLCEFEMYFSPSFFTIMVHLTIHLVREIRYLGPVYLRYQYPFKRLMKVYKSYTSNRYRPEGCIAERAIIDEALSFCYTHLSDAELLGVPKSRHSEWMMGKGLRGHVFQDMTTEKWHIAHTYVLHNEDESRVIQDLQEYPDAISSRLKRLCYGPDITASSYTGYAINGCTFYTRKQDDMSTMQNSGVCVEAEAMYFAISKDKNPILSKMHYYGVIEEIWELNYWEFESPIFGCKWIESNNGVHKDELGFTLVNLGKVGHKEDPFILATQAKQVFYVTDSVDKNWSVVLSVRGRRAMDTCDEDVVFEGFDQQLPRFEDVDILKPSSLYTRDDHSEGIWIDSETNSKNRPRDDDV; this is encoded by the exons ATGTTATTGTGCACTATCTCAGACTTTCCTGCATATGGCAATCTGTGTGGGCATACTGTACATGGAAAAAAGGCGTGCCCTTTGTGTGGAGAAGATGTAGATTCTTGTTATTTGACATTTTCTCGAAAGCAAGCTTACTTAGGATATCGTAGTTTTTTAGATGAGGACCATTCATATCGTAGGCTACAAAAAGTGTTTAATGGAAAAGTCGAGCATCGTCCACTTCCTAAGATATTAACTGGTCATGAAGTATATGAAAAGGTAAAAAGTATTCAGATTATATATGGGAAGAAAAGTTCCAAATTGGCATCTCGTGGTTATAAGAAGATGAGTCCTCTTTTTGTGCAACTTCCTTATTGGCGTGATCTCTCTATAAGACACTGCTTAGATGTTATGCATATTGAGAAGAATGTATGTGATAATATCATCAACACTCTTCTCAATGTTCCAAATAAGTCAAAAGACAATAAGGCGGCTAGGAAAGATATGATGGAAATGAAAATTAGGCCTGAGCTAGCGCCGCAAGAGAAATTAACGCGTGCTTATTTGCCTCCGGCTGCTCATACCCTTTCAAAAAAGGAGAAGATGGAGTTTTGTCAGTGCTTGCATGGTGTTAAAGTGCCAGAGGGATATTCTTCGAATATAAGTAACCTCGTATCAATGCAAGATCTCAAGCTTACTGGTTTAAAGTCTCATGACTCTCATGcattgatgcaacaattactacctgtagCTATTCGTTCTATTTTACCTAAAAAGGTTCGATTCGCTATAAGTAGGTTCTGTTTTTTTTTCAATGCCATATGCAATAAATTAATTGCTCCCACAGAGTTGGACTCCTTGCAAAAACTAATTGTTTCAACTCTTTGTgagtttgaaatgtatttttcTCCTTCCTTTTTCACGATCATGGTTCATCTAACTATACACTTGGTTAGAGAGATTAGATATCTTGGCCCAGTTTATTTGAGGTATCAATATCCGTttaaaagattgatgaaagtgtaCAAGTCCTATACTTCTAATAGATACCGGCCCGAAGGGTGTATTGCTGAGCGTGCAATTATTGACGAAGCACTTTCTTTTTGTTATACTCACTTATCTGATGCTGAATTACTTGGGGTTCCTAAGAGTAGGCATAGTGAGTGGATGATGGGGAAAGGGCTGAGAGGTCATGTTTTTCAAGATATGACAACAGAGAAGTGGCATATTGCACATACATACGTCCTTCACAATGAGGATGAG AGTCGAGTCATTCAAGACTTGCAAGAATACCCAGACGCTATCTCTTCCAGATTAAAAAGACTTTGTTATGGACCAGATATTACCGCCTCTTCTTATACTGGTTATGCCATTAATGGTTGTACGTTTTACACTCGTAAGCAAGATGAcatgagcacaatgcaaaatagtggtgtttGTGTAGAAGCAGAAGCAATGTACTTTGCTATTTCGAAAGATAAAAATCCAATTTTGAGTAAAATGCATTACTATGGAGTTATTGAGGAGATCTGGGAGCTGAATTATTGGGAATTCGAAAGTCCTATTTTTGGTTGCAAGTGGATTGAAAGTAATAATGGTGTTCACAAGGATGAATTAGGATTCACGTTGGTGAATCTTGGTAAAGTCGGTCATAAGGAAGACCCTTTCATCTTAGCCACTCAAGcaaaacaagtgttctatgtaaCAGATTCGGTGGACAAAAATTGGTCCGTTGTTTTATCTGTACGCGGTAGGCGTGCAATGGATACTTGTGATGAAGATGTTGTATTTGAGGGCTTCGATCAGCAGTTACCACGGTTTGAAGACGTTGATATTCTTAAGCCCTCGAGTTTATACACGCGTGATGATCATAGTGAGGGGATATGGATTGACAGTGAAACCAATTCAAAAAACCGTCCCCGtgatgatgatgtttga